One window of the Bacteroidota bacterium genome contains the following:
- a CDS encoding pyruvate dehydrogenase complex E1 component subunit beta, with protein sequence MRTIEFREALREAMSEEMRRDEKVYLMGEEVAEYNGAYKVSKGMLAEFGEKRVIDTPIAELGFTGIAIGSAVNGLRPIVEFMTFNFSLVAIDQIINSAAKMMSMSGGQFPVPIVFRGATASAGMLSSQHSQAFDNWYANCPGLKVIVPSNPYDAKGLLKSAIRDNDPVVFMESEQMYGDKGEVPEGEYLIPIGVADVKREGKDVTIVSFGKIMKQALAAAVELEKEGISVEVIDLRTIRPIDYATVITSVKKTNRLVIVEEAWPLGSIATEVAFKVQKEAFDYLDAPVLRITTADVPLPYAPTLIEASLPNVARVVKAVKEVMYVKK encoded by the coding sequence ATGAGAACAATCGAATTTCGTGAAGCACTTCGTGAAGCAATGAGTGAAGAAATGCGCAGAGATGAAAAAGTATATTTGATGGGTGAGGAGGTTGCTGAATATAATGGGGCATATAAAGTTAGTAAAGGTATGCTTGCTGAGTTTGGTGAAAAACGGGTAATTGATACGCCAATTGCAGAGCTTGGTTTTACTGGTATTGCAATAGGTTCTGCCGTGAATGGCTTACGACCGATTGTTGAGTTTATGACCTTTAATTTTTCATTGGTTGCCATTGATCAGATTATTAATTCGGCAGCAAAAATGATGAGTATGAGTGGTGGCCAATTTCCTGTTCCAATCGTATTTAGAGGGGCCACAGCTTCTGCCGGAATGTTAAGTTCTCAGCATTCTCAAGCGTTTGATAATTGGTATGCAAACTGTCCGGGATTAAAAGTAATTGTTCCATCCAATCCATACGATGCCAAAGGTCTTTTAAAATCAGCTATTCGTGATAACGATCCTGTAGTTTTTATGGAGAGTGAACAAATGTATGGAGATAAAGGAGAAGTACCTGAAGGGGAATATTTAATTCCTATTGGTGTTGCTGATGTTAAACGTGAAGGGAAAGATGTAACGATTGTTTCCTTCGGTAAAATTATGAAACAAGCGCTGGCTGCAGCAGTTGAATTAGAAAAAGAAGGTATCAGTGTTGAGGTAATTGATTTGCGTACCATCCGCCCGATTGATTATGCAACAGTGATTACTTCGGTGAAAAAAACCAATCGATTAGTGATTGTTGAAGAAGCTTGGCCATTAGGCTCAATTGCTACTGAAGTCGCATTTAAAGTACAGAAAGAAGCATTTGATTATTTGGATGCTCCGGTTTTAAGAATTACAACTGCAGATGTACCTTTGCCTTATGCACCAACATTAATAGAAGCATCATTGCCAAATGTTGCGCGTGTTGTGAAGGCTGTGAAAGAAGTGATGTATGTTAAGAAGTAA